Proteins encoded by one window of Chanos chanos chromosome 7, fChaCha1.1, whole genome shotgun sequence:
- the LOC115815937 gene encoding protein NLRC3-like codes for MHRYHCLVLLLVFLLGGEAQDGPTESDNQVPPPGKLWYTIFIIAGIVLFVVIVMVITLYVIKRRVSPEPAPPKTPPLSSDTQHRCGLCERVLTDPVSSRCGHSFCRQCISKYWDQTSSSEDNACPLCRVNPRRHAGLNQYKESISAVDVVLQRTVECHKTALKKKHEHLFEGIKREGNQTVLNSIYTQLYITEGESEGVENDHEIIKIETASRRQTSQDTPISCNDIFKPLTTQEPRGDREVNEIRTVLTKGIAGIGKTVSVQKFVLDWADGKANQDVDFLIVLPFRELNIVRDKQYSLHGLVLEFHPELRELDPNKYDDCKMVFIFDGLDESRIQLDFSHTLSDVKMSSSVDILTSNLIKGNLLPSALVWITSRPAAVNQIPSQFLSRVTEIQGFSDSQKEEYFKKRVSDQNQASKIISHIKTSRSLHIMCHIPVFCWISATVLQKMLNQDNDKEIPKTLTEMYIYLLLIQTNTKNQKYEEKVESNPKDLLEANKEIFLKLAELAFKQLLRGNITFYEGDLKECGIDVSEAIVYSGICTEIFKEEAVLHQKKVYSFVHLSVQEFFAALHIFHSYMTKNMEVLHEFLEEKSIGRPQFFFLDKLLKGAVDRALKCKTGRLDLFLRFLFGISLESNQKILQGLLPHTEDSSWNLQNSSKYIKQLDREDITPERCINLLHCLSEMNDYSIRKEIQDFLKSKNYATKLSLAHCTALVSMLLKTEEVLDEFDLKKYGTSEEGRRRLIPAVRCCRKALFAGCKINVQSCEIIATAMQSVNSPLRELDLSDNDLQDSGVRLLSAGLASPHCTLEILRLSGCLITGEGCFSLASALSSNPSHLRELDLSYNHLGESGVKMLSDSLKNPHCRLEKLNVDHGGEIRMKPGQGKYTCELTLDPNTAHTSLSLSEGNRTVKRGRRQSYPDHPERFQFLEQALCKESLSGRCYWEVEWAGEGARVGVTYKGINRKGEKRDCVLGLNDKSWCLYCTENCYYAWHDNIRTRINAVKPFGRVGVYLGCTAGILSFYSMCPDTSTQTHVHTFHTKFTEPLYPGFWLSTDSSVSLCEIK; via the exons taggtgtGGCCTGTGTGAACGGGTTCTAACAGATCCAGTCTCCAGCAGGTGTGGTCACAGTTTCTGCAGGCAATGTATCAGCAAATACTGGGACCAGACCAGTTCATCAGAAGACAATGCCTGTCCCCTGTGTAGAGTGAATCCAAGAAGACATGCTGGTCTAAACCAATACAAAGAATCCATCTCAGCAGTGGATGTTGTCCTGCAGAGAACAGTTGAGTGTCATAAAACTGCATTGAAAAAGAAGCATGAACACTTATTTGAGGGCATCAAGCGAGAGGGAAACCAAACTGTCCTgaacagcatttacacacaactctacatcacagagggagagagtgaaggggtGGAAAATGATCATGAGATTATAAAGATTGAGACAGCATCCAGGAGACAAACCTCACAAGACACACCAATCAGCTGtaatgacatcttcaaacctTTGACGACACAAGAAcccagaggagacagagaagtaaATGAAATCAGAACAGTGCTCACTAAGGGCATagctggcattggaaaaacagtctctgtacAGAAGTTTGTGCTTGATTGGGCAGATGGAAAAGCCAATCAGGATGTGGATTTTCTGATTGTACTTCCTTTTCGGGAGCTGAACATAGTTAGAGATAAACAGTACAGTCTTCATGGACTTGTGTTAGAGTTTCACCCAGaactgagagaactggacccaAACAAATATGATGATTGTAAAATGGTGTTCATTTTCGATGGTTTAGATGAGAGTCGAATTCAACTGGATTTTTCTCACACATTGTCTGATGTGAAAATGTCATCATCAGTAGACATACTGACATCAAACCTCATTAAAGGAAATCTTCTTCCTTCTGCACTCGTCTGGATAACCTCGCGACCAGCAGCGGTCAACCAGATCCCCTCTCAGTTTCTAAGTCGTGTGACAGAAATTCAAGGATTCAGTGACTCACAGAAAGAAGAATACTTcaaaaaaagagtcagtgatcAGAATCAAGCCAGCaaaatcatctcacacatcaagacgTCTAggagcctccacatcatgtgtcacattccagtgttctgttggatttcagccactgtgcttcagaaGATGCTGAATCAAGACAACGATAAAGAGATCCcaaaaacactgactgaaatgtATATATACCTTCTCCTCATTCAGACCAACACAAAGAACcagaaatatgaggagaaaGTGGAGAGCAACCCAAAGGATCTTCTGGAGGCAAACAAAGAAatctttctgaaacttgctGAGCTGGCTTTCAAACAGTTGCTGAGGGGAAATATCACATTTTATGAAGGGGATCTAAAAGAATGTGGCATCGATGTCAGTGAGGCCATtgtgtactctgggatttgcactgagatctttaaggaggaagCTGTGCTTCATCAGAAGAAGGTCTAcagctttgtgcatctgagtgttcaagagttctttgcaGCTCTTCATATTTTTCACTCTTACATGACCAAGAACATGGAGGTACTTCATGAGTTTCTGGAGGAAAAGTCAATCGGTAGGCCGCAGTTTTTCTTCTTGGATAAGCTGTTGAAGGGAGCAGTTGATCGAGCCCTGAAGTGTAAGACTGGACGCCTAGATCTGTTCCTCCGCTTCCTTTTCggcatctcactggagtccaaccagaaGATCCTACAGGGCCTACtgccacacacagaggacagctCATGGAATCTTCAGAATTCaagcaaatacataaaacagCTGGACAGGGAAGACATCACTCCAGAGAGATGCATCAATCTACTGCACTGtctgagtgaaatgaatgaTTACTCTATTCGTAAAGAAATTCAAGATTTTCTCAAATCAAAAAATTATGCCACCAAgctctcacttgcacactgcacagcactggtCTCTATGCTGTTGAAGACAGAGGAAGttctggatgagtttgacctgaagaaatatGGCACATCAGAGgagggtcgtaggagactgATTCCAGCcgtgaggtgctgcagaaaagctct ATTTGCTGGCTGTAAAATCAATGTACAGTCCTGTGAAATTATAGCTACAGCAATGCAGTCAGTAAACTCAcccctgagagagctggacctgagtgaCAATGacctgcaggattcaggagtgaggctgctctctgctggactggcGAGTCCACACTGTACACTGGAGATACTAAG gCTATCTGGCTGTTTAATCACAGGGGAAGGCTGTTTTTCACTGGCTTCAGccctgagttcaaacccctcacacctgagagagctggatctgagctacaatcatcTAGGAGAGTCAGGAGTGAAGATGCTTTCAGATAGCCTGAAGAATCCTCACTGTAGACTAGAGAAACTCAA TGTTGACCATGGAGGAGAGATCAGGATGAAACCAGGACAAGGAAAAT ATACCTGTGAACtgacactggacccaaacacagcacacacatctctctctctgtctgaagggAACAGAACGGTGAAGCGTGGCAGGAGGCAGTCATATCCTGATCACCCGGAGAGATTTCAATTTTTGGAACAGGCGTTGTGTAAGGAGAGTTTGTCTGGACGGTGTTATTGGGAGGTCGAGTGGGCGGGTGAAGGAGCCCGTGTTGGAGTGACATATAAGGGAATCaataggaaaggagagaaacgTGACTGCGTTCTTGGACTCAATGATAAGTCCTGGTGTCTATACTGCACCGAGAATTGCTACTATGCCTGGCATGATAATATTCGCACTCGCATAAATGCTGTAAAACCCTTTGGCAGAGTAGGGGTGTATTTGGGCTGCACGGCTGGGATtctgtcattctacagcatGTGCCCTGATACAAGCACACAGACCCATGTACACACATTCCATACCAAATTCACTGAACCCCTTTATCCTGGATTTTGGCTCAGTACTGACTCCTCAGTGTCCCTGTGTGAGATAAAGTAA